The Cronobacter sakazakii genome has a window encoding:
- the folE gene encoding GTP cyclohydrolase I FolE — translation MPSLSKEAALVHEALVARGLETPLRPPVNELDNETRKRLIAGHMTEIMQLLNLDLSDDSLMETPHRIAKMYVDEIFSGLDYANFPKITVIENKMKVDEMVTVRDITLTSTCEHHFVTIDGKATVAYIPKDAVIGLSKINRIVQFFAQRPQVQERLTQQVLVALQTLLGTNNVAVSIDAVHYCVKARGIRDATSATTTTSLGGLFKSSQNTRQEFLRAVRHHNG, via the coding sequence ATGCCATCACTCAGTAAAGAAGCGGCCCTGGTTCATGAAGCGCTGGTCGCGCGCGGTCTGGAGACGCCACTGCGTCCGCCGGTCAACGAGCTGGATAACGAAACCCGCAAGCGCCTTATCGCCGGTCATATGACCGAAATCATGCAGCTGCTTAACCTGGATCTGAGCGATGACAGCCTGATGGAAACGCCGCATCGCATCGCCAAGATGTATGTGGATGAGATTTTCTCCGGCCTCGATTACGCCAATTTCCCGAAGATTACCGTTATTGAGAACAAAATGAAGGTGGATGAAATGGTCACGGTGCGCGACATCACCCTGACCAGCACCTGTGAACACCACTTTGTGACCATCGACGGTAAAGCGACCGTCGCGTATATCCCGAAAGACGCGGTGATCGGCCTTTCAAAAATCAACCGCATCGTGCAGTTCTTCGCCCAGCGCCCGCAGGTGCAGGAGCGACTGACGCAGCAGGTACTGGTGGCACTGCAAACGCTGCTTGGCACGAATAATGTGGCGGTCTCCATCGACGCGGTGCACTACTGCGTGAAAGCGCGCGGCATCCGCGACGCCACCAGCGCGACCACGACGACCTCGCTCGGCGGGCTGTTTAAATCCAGCCAGAACACGCGCCAGGAATTTCTGCGCGCCGTGCGTCACCACAACGGCTAA
- the galS gene encoding HTH-type transcriptional regulator GalS → MITIRDVARLAGVSVATVSRVLNNSALVSPETRETVMQAVTQLGYRPNANAQALATQVSDTIGVVVMDVSDPFFGALVKAVDVVAQQHGKYVLIGNSYHEAEKERHAIEVLIRQRCSALIVHAKSLCDEELAAFLEQVPGMVLINRIVPGYAHRCVGLDNVTGAMMATRMLQSSGHQRIGYLASSHQIDDNDKRREGWQRALADEGVQPPEAWVGTGSPDMQGGEAAMVELLGRNLHLTAVFAYNDSMAAGALTALKDNGILVPQHLSVIGFDDIPIARYTDPQLTTVRYPVVSMARLATELALQGAAGALDPTATHCFMPTLVRRHSVAARQNVEPITSL, encoded by the coding sequence ATGATCACCATTCGTGACGTTGCCCGTCTGGCAGGGGTCTCTGTTGCGACGGTCTCCCGCGTTCTCAATAACAGCGCGCTGGTCAGCCCGGAAACGCGTGAAACCGTCATGCAGGCGGTCACGCAGCTTGGCTACCGCCCGAACGCGAACGCCCAGGCGCTGGCCACCCAGGTCAGCGATACGATAGGCGTTGTGGTGATGGACGTCTCCGATCCGTTCTTCGGCGCGCTGGTGAAAGCCGTCGATGTCGTGGCGCAGCAGCACGGCAAATATGTGCTTATCGGCAACAGCTATCACGAGGCGGAAAAAGAGCGCCACGCCATTGAAGTGTTGATCCGCCAGCGTTGCAGCGCGCTTATCGTGCACGCCAAATCGCTTTGCGACGAGGAGCTTGCCGCTTTTCTTGAACAGGTGCCGGGCATGGTGTTGATTAACCGCATCGTGCCGGGTTACGCGCATCGCTGCGTCGGGCTAGATAATGTCACTGGCGCGATGATGGCGACGCGCATGCTGCAAAGCAGCGGCCATCAGCGCATCGGCTATCTCGCCTCCAGCCACCAGATTGATGATAACGACAAACGCCGCGAAGGGTGGCAGCGGGCGCTGGCCGATGAAGGCGTTCAGCCGCCGGAGGCCTGGGTCGGCACCGGTAGCCCGGATATGCAGGGCGGCGAGGCGGCGATGGTGGAACTCTTAGGCCGCAATCTGCATCTCACCGCCGTGTTTGCTTACAACGACAGCATGGCGGCAGGCGCGCTGACGGCGCTGAAAGATAACGGCATTCTGGTGCCGCAGCATCTGTCAGTCATTGGTTTCGATGATATTCCGATTGCCCGTTACACCGACCCGCAACTGACCACCGTGCGTTATCCGGTGGTCTCCATGGCGCGTCTCGCCACTGAACTGGCATTGCAGGGGGCCGCAGGAGCGCTGGATCCGACGGCTACCCACTGTTTTATGCCTACGCTGGTGCGTCGTCATTCCGTCGCGGCGCGGCAAAATGTGGAGCCGATCACTAGTTTATAA
- a CDS encoding YeiH family putative sulfate export transporter, giving the protein MTTLTYSERHHGLMHFLPGLALTGLLTAAAIWIGAIPAVGNAGFSALTVAILGGMIIGNTLYPKIHTHCDGGVLFAKQHLLRLGIILYGFRLTFWQIADVGASGILVDILTLASTFTLACWLGQKVFKLDRETSWLIGAGSSICGAAAVLATEPVVKAQASKVTVAVATVVIFGTLAIFVYPLLWPWLSPWFSEQTFGVYIGSTVHEVAQVVAAGHAVSSDTENAAVIAKMLRVMMLAPFLLLLAGRVKQLSPRNGEKAGKITIPWFALLFIVVAAFNSLHLLPQAVVQTLVTLDTILLAMAMAALGLTTHVSALKNAGVRPLLMALVLFVWLIVGGGAINLAVTHLLA; this is encoded by the coding sequence ATGACCACACTGACTTATTCCGAACGCCATCATGGGCTTATGCATTTCTTGCCGGGTCTGGCGCTGACCGGTTTACTCACCGCCGCCGCTATCTGGATCGGCGCGATTCCGGCCGTAGGTAACGCCGGTTTCAGCGCGCTGACCGTGGCCATTCTCGGCGGGATGATTATCGGCAATACGCTGTACCCGAAAATCCATACCCACTGCGACGGCGGCGTGCTGTTCGCCAAACAGCATTTGCTGCGCCTGGGCATTATTCTGTACGGGTTTCGTCTTACCTTCTGGCAGATAGCCGATGTGGGGGCGAGCGGCATTCTTGTTGATATCCTGACGCTCGCCAGCACCTTTACTCTCGCCTGCTGGCTCGGGCAGAAAGTGTTTAAGCTTGACCGTGAAACCAGCTGGCTGATTGGCGCGGGCAGTAGCATCTGCGGTGCCGCGGCGGTGCTGGCGACCGAGCCGGTGGTGAAAGCGCAGGCGAGCAAAGTCACCGTGGCGGTGGCGACGGTCGTGATTTTCGGTACGCTCGCGATTTTTGTCTACCCGCTGCTGTGGCCGTGGCTTTCGCCGTGGTTTAGCGAACAGACGTTTGGCGTGTATATCGGCTCAACGGTGCATGAAGTGGCACAGGTGGTCGCGGCAGGCCATGCGGTCAGCTCGGACACCGAAAACGCGGCGGTGATTGCCAAAATGCTCCGCGTGATGATGCTGGCCCCGTTCCTTCTGCTGCTGGCAGGCCGGGTAAAACAGCTCTCTCCACGCAATGGCGAGAAAGCGGGCAAGATTACCATTCCGTGGTTCGCCCTGCTGTTTATTGTGGTCGCGGCGTTTAACTCCCTGCATCTGCTGCCGCAGGCGGTCGTGCAGACGCTGGTGACGCTCGACACCATTCTGCTCGCGATGGCGATGGCGGCGCTCGGCCTTACGACGCACGTCAGCGCGCTGAAAAATGCCGGTGTGCGTCCGCTGCTGATGGCGCTGGTGCTCTTCGTCTGGCTGATTGTGGGCGGTGGCGCGATTAATCTCGCGGTCACGCATCTGCTGGCATAA
- the fghA gene encoding S-formylglutathione hydrolase encodes MELLEEHRCFGGLQQRWRHDSRVLNCPMTFSIYLPPDAQTPPPVVWWLSGLTCSDENFTTKAGAQRVAAELGLVLVMPDTSPRGDAVADDAGYDLGKGAGFYLNATETPWAAHYRMFDYLSEELPQVLAENFTLAPKAAISGHSMGGHGALIMVLKNPGRFSSVSAFAPIVNPAGVPWGKKAFAAYLGDDENLWRAWDSCALMEQASAENAIPTLIDQGDNDPFFGEQLQPERLDEAARKAGWPLTLRMQPGYDHSYYFIATFIEEHLRFHAQHLR; translated from the coding sequence ATGGAACTGCTCGAAGAACACCGCTGTTTTGGCGGTTTACAACAGCGCTGGCGTCACGACTCCCGCGTGCTTAACTGCCCGATGACCTTCAGCATCTATCTTCCGCCCGACGCGCAGACTCCGCCGCCGGTGGTGTGGTGGCTGTCCGGGCTGACCTGCAGCGATGAGAATTTCACTACCAAAGCGGGCGCGCAGCGGGTCGCCGCTGAGCTGGGACTGGTGCTGGTGATGCCGGATACCAGTCCGCGCGGCGACGCGGTGGCGGATGACGCTGGTTACGATCTTGGGAAAGGCGCGGGCTTTTACCTTAACGCCACCGAGACGCCGTGGGCCGCGCATTACCGGATGTTTGATTATCTGAGCGAGGAGTTACCGCAGGTGCTGGCGGAGAACTTTACGCTGGCGCCGAAAGCGGCGATTAGCGGACATTCGATGGGCGGCCACGGCGCGCTTATCATGGTGCTGAAAAATCCGGGGCGTTTTAGCTCGGTGTCGGCGTTTGCGCCTATTGTGAACCCGGCCGGGGTGCCGTGGGGCAAAAAAGCGTTCGCGGCGTATCTGGGTGATGACGAAAATCTGTGGCGCGCGTGGGACAGCTGCGCGCTGATGGAGCAGGCGTCTGCGGAAAACGCGATCCCGACGCTTATCGATCAGGGCGACAATGATCCGTTTTTCGGCGAGCAGCTTCAGCCGGAGCGGCTTGACGAAGCCGCGCGCAAGGCGGGCTGGCCGCTAACGTTGCGTATGCAGCCGGGTTACGACCACAGCTACTATTTTATCGCCACGTTTATTGAAGAGCATTTGCGTTTCCACGCGCAGCATCTGCGTTAA
- the yieE gene encoding DNA-binding transcriptional regulator YeiE: MHITLRQLEVFAEVLKSGSTTQASQMLSLSQSAVSAALTDLEGQLGVQLFDRVGKRLVVNEHGRLLYPRTVALLEQAGEIERLFRNDNGAIRVYASSTIGNYILPEIIARYRRDFPDLPLEMSVGNSLDVVQAVCDFRVDIGLIEGPCHMAEIVAQPWLEDELVVFASPASPLLEGEVTLERLAAMPWILREKGSGTREIVDYLLLSHLPQFRLSMELGNSEAIKHAVRHGLGVSCLSRRVIAEQLETGSLVEVKVPLPPLVRTLYRIHHRQKHLSSALARFLRYCEL, translated from the coding sequence ATGCACATCACCTTACGCCAGCTGGAAGTGTTCGCCGAAGTCCTGAAAAGTGGTTCGACGACCCAGGCCTCTCAGATGTTGTCCCTCTCTCAGTCCGCCGTCAGCGCGGCGCTCACCGATCTGGAAGGCCAGCTCGGCGTGCAGCTTTTTGACCGCGTCGGCAAGCGGCTGGTTGTCAATGAACACGGGCGGCTGTTATATCCGCGCACCGTGGCGCTGCTGGAGCAGGCGGGCGAAATCGAGCGGCTGTTTCGCAACGACAATGGCGCTATCCGCGTTTACGCCAGTAGCACCATCGGCAACTATATTCTGCCGGAAATCATTGCCCGCTATCGCCGCGACTTTCCGGATCTGCCGCTGGAGATGAGCGTCGGCAACAGTCTCGACGTGGTGCAGGCGGTGTGCGATTTTCGCGTGGATATCGGGCTTATCGAAGGGCCGTGCCATATGGCAGAAATCGTGGCGCAGCCGTGGCTTGAGGATGAACTGGTGGTGTTCGCCTCGCCCGCAAGCCCCTTGCTGGAAGGCGAAGTGACGCTGGAACGGCTCGCCGCCATGCCGTGGATTTTGCGCGAGAAAGGCTCCGGCACGCGCGAAATTGTCGATTATCTGCTGCTGTCACATTTGCCGCAGTTTCGCCTCAGCATGGAGCTTGGCAACTCGGAAGCGATTAAACACGCGGTGCGCCACGGGCTTGGCGTGAGCTGCCTGTCGCGACGGGTGATCGCCGAGCAGCTGGAAACCGGCTCGCTGGTAGAAGTGAAAGTGCCGCTGCCGCCGCTGGTGCGCACGCTTTACCGCATTCATCACCGACAAAAACATCTCTCCAGCGCGCTGGCGCGTTTTTTGCGCTATTGCGAACTCTGA
- a CDS encoding YbfB/YjiJ family MFS transporter, whose protein sequence is MALRIALTGFLALVVAMGIGRFAFTPQVPLMVGEGELTLTTAGLVAAANYLGYLVGAWDAMRAHRHVEYRLHMGVWGAVLLTLVSALADGPWSHGVVRFVIGCMSGWALVMAAGWTNEQLAHHGRPGLSAAVFAGPGVGITISGLLAVWIHGAALSAAQGWVIYGTLAFALIALIARYLPRKGELHRADTPPAPLELTPALKRLVWSYSLAGYGYILPATFLSQMAAARFPGSLFAQFVWPVFGAASVVGIALSILWRTRGTASQRLAIVLWLQGLGVLAAALLPGLSGLVIGSLLVGGGFLCAVQLSLQCGRELAPSHTRYLAGLLTTGYAIGQLVGPVTSALSSHFTGQLEPALWLAGVALFIGGALVFRRA, encoded by the coding sequence GTGGCGCTGCGTATCGCATTAACCGGCTTTCTGGCACTGGTGGTGGCAATGGGAATAGGGCGGTTCGCGTTCACGCCCCAGGTGCCGCTGATGGTGGGCGAGGGCGAACTGACGCTGACCACCGCGGGGCTTGTGGCCGCCGCCAACTATCTTGGCTATCTGGTGGGCGCGTGGGATGCCATGCGCGCTCACCGTCATGTGGAATACCGACTGCATATGGGCGTCTGGGGCGCGGTGCTGCTGACGCTCGTTTCCGCGCTGGCAGACGGCCCGTGGTCGCACGGCGTGGTGCGCTTCGTGATTGGCTGCATGAGCGGCTGGGCGCTGGTGATGGCCGCAGGCTGGACTAACGAACAGCTCGCCCACCACGGCAGGCCGGGTTTGAGCGCGGCGGTCTTCGCAGGCCCTGGCGTTGGTATCACTATCAGCGGCCTGCTGGCGGTCTGGATCCACGGCGCGGCGCTCAGCGCCGCACAGGGCTGGGTGATTTACGGCACGCTGGCGTTCGCGCTGATTGCGCTTATCGCCCGTTATTTACCCCGCAAAGGCGAGCTGCACCGGGCGGATACGCCGCCTGCGCCGCTGGAACTGACGCCCGCGCTCAAAAGACTGGTCTGGAGCTATAGTCTCGCAGGCTACGGCTATATTCTGCCCGCCACGTTTTTATCGCAGATGGCGGCGGCGCGCTTTCCCGGCAGCCTGTTCGCGCAGTTCGTCTGGCCGGTGTTCGGCGCGGCGTCGGTTGTGGGCATTGCGCTCAGTATTCTCTGGCGAACGCGCGGTACGGCCTCACAGCGCCTCGCGATTGTCCTCTGGCTCCAGGGCCTCGGCGTACTGGCGGCGGCGCTGCTGCCGGGATTATCAGGGCTTGTGATCGGCTCACTTCTCGTGGGCGGCGGTTTCCTGTGCGCGGTGCAGCTTTCTTTGCAGTGCGGGCGCGAGCTGGCACCGTCGCACACCCGCTATCTCGCAGGCCTGTTGACTACCGGTTATGCGATAGGACAGCTTGTCGGGCCGGTCACCTCAGCGCTCTCAAGCCACTTTACCGGCCAGCTTGAGCCCGCGTTGTGGCTCGCGGGCGTGGCGCTGTTTATCGGCGGCGCGCTGGTCTTCCGGCGTGCCTGA
- the mglB gene encoding galactose/glucose ABC transporter substrate-binding protein MglB: MNKKVLTLSAVMSCMLFGTAAQAADRIGVTIYKYDDNFMSVVRKAIEKDASTSPDVQLLMNDSQNDQSKQNDQIDVLLAKGVKSLAINLVDPAAAGTVIEKARGQNIPIVFFNKEPSRKALDSYDKAYYVGTDSKESGIIQGDLIAKHWKANAGWDLNKDGQIQYVLLKGEPGHPDAEARTTYVIKELNDKGIKTEQLQLDTAMWDTAQAKDKMDAWLSGPNANKIEVVIANNDAMAMGAVEALKAHNKSSIPVFGVDALPEALALVKSGALAGTVLNDANNQAKATFDLAKNLAAGKGAADGTDWKIENKVVRIPYVGVDKDNLAEITSKK, from the coding sequence ATGAATAAGAAGGTGTTGACCCTCTCTGCCGTTATGTCCTGCATGCTTTTTGGCACCGCGGCTCAGGCAGCCGACCGTATTGGCGTAACCATTTATAAATACGACGACAACTTTATGTCCGTCGTGCGCAAGGCAATTGAAAAAGACGCTTCCACTTCTCCTGACGTTCAACTGCTGATGAACGACTCCCAGAACGACCAGTCCAAGCAGAACGATCAGATTGATGTGCTGCTGGCAAAAGGCGTGAAATCTCTGGCGATCAACCTGGTTGACCCGGCGGCCGCAGGCACTGTTATCGAAAAAGCGCGCGGTCAGAACATCCCCATCGTGTTCTTTAACAAAGAGCCGTCCCGCAAAGCGCTGGACAGCTATGACAAAGCCTATTACGTGGGCACCGACTCCAAAGAATCCGGCATTATCCAGGGCGATCTGATTGCCAAGCACTGGAAAGCCAACGCGGGCTGGGATCTGAACAAAGATGGCCAGATCCAGTACGTCCTGCTGAAGGGCGAGCCGGGCCACCCGGATGCTGAAGCGCGTACCACTTACGTTATCAAAGAGCTGAACGATAAAGGCATTAAAACCGAACAGCTGCAGCTGGATACCGCCATGTGGGACACCGCTCAGGCGAAAGATAAAATGGATGCCTGGCTCTCTGGCCCGAACGCTAACAAAATCGAAGTGGTTATCGCGAACAACGACGCTATGGCGATGGGTGCGGTAGAAGCGCTGAAAGCGCACAACAAATCATCTATTCCTGTCTTCGGTGTGGATGCCCTGCCGGAAGCGCTGGCGCTGGTGAAATCTGGCGCGCTGGCCGGTACCGTGCTGAACGATGCCAACAACCAGGCGAAAGCGACCTTTGACCTTGCTAAAAATCTGGCTGCAGGTAAAGGCGCGGCAGACGGCACTGACTGGAAAATTGAAAACAAAGTGGTGCGTATTCCTTATGTCGGCGTTGATAAAGACAACCTGGCGGAAATCACCAGCAAAAAATAA
- the nfo gene encoding deoxyribonuclease IV, whose protein sequence is MKFIGAHVSASGGVANAPARAAEIGATAFALFTKNQRQWRAAALTPAVIDEFKAACRKHGYGPGQILPHDSFLINLGHPEPEALEKSRAAFIDELARCAQLGLTLLNFHPGSHLQQLSEEACLSRIAESVNIALDKTEGVTAVIENTAGQGSNLGFRFEHLAAIIDQVEDKSRVGVCIDTCHAFAAGYDLRTEEDCEKTFAEFDRIVGFQYLRGMHLNDAKSTFASRVDRHHSLGEGNIGFTPFRWIMQQSHFDNIPLILETINPDIWNEEIAWLKAQQTGGAQA, encoded by the coding sequence ATGAAGTTTATAGGCGCGCACGTCAGCGCATCGGGCGGGGTGGCGAATGCCCCGGCCCGCGCGGCGGAAATTGGCGCGACAGCCTTTGCGCTGTTTACCAAAAACCAGCGCCAGTGGCGCGCGGCGGCGCTGACGCCTGCCGTCATCGACGAGTTCAAAGCCGCCTGCCGCAAGCATGGCTACGGCCCCGGTCAGATCCTGCCGCACGACAGTTTTCTGATTAACTTAGGCCACCCGGAGCCGGAAGCGCTGGAGAAATCCCGCGCGGCGTTTATCGACGAGCTGGCGCGCTGCGCGCAGCTCGGCCTGACGCTGCTGAACTTCCACCCCGGCAGCCACCTTCAGCAGTTAAGCGAAGAAGCGTGTTTGTCGCGCATCGCCGAGTCGGTAAATATCGCGCTCGATAAAACCGAAGGCGTGACGGCAGTGATTGAAAACACCGCAGGCCAGGGCAGCAACCTCGGTTTCCGCTTTGAGCATCTGGCGGCGATTATCGATCAGGTGGAAGACAAATCCCGCGTCGGCGTGTGCATTGATACCTGCCACGCCTTCGCCGCGGGTTACGATCTGCGCACCGAAGAAGACTGCGAGAAAACCTTCGCCGAGTTCGACCGCATCGTCGGCTTTCAGTATCTGCGCGGGATGCACCTCAATGACGCCAAAAGTACTTTCGCAAGCCGCGTCGACCGTCACCACAGCCTGGGCGAAGGTAATATCGGCTTTACGCCGTTTCGCTGGATCATGCAGCAGTCGCATTTCGACAACATTCCGCTGATTCTGGAAACCATTAATCCCGATATCTGGAATGAAGAAATCGCCTGGCTGAAGGCCCAGCAAACGGGCGGCGCGCAGGCGTAA
- a CDS encoding amino acid permease produces the protein MVSESKTTQAPGLRRELKARHLTMIAIGGSIGTGLFVASGATISQAGPGGALLSYILIGLMVYFLMTSLGELAAYMPVSGSFSTYGQKYVEEGFGFALGWNYWYNWAVTIAVDLVASQLVMSYWFPDTPGWIWSALFLGIMFLLNVISVKGFGEAEYWFSLIKVATVIIFILVGVAMIVGIFKGAAPAGWSNWAIGDAPFAGGFSAMIGVAMIVGFSFQGTELIGIAAGESEEPEKNIPRAVRQVFWRILLFYVFAILIISLIIPYTDPSLLRNDVKDISVSPFTLVFQHAGLLGAAAIMNAVILTAVLSAGNSGMYASTRMLYTLACDGKAPRIFAKLSKGGVPRNALYATTVIAGLCFLTSMFGNQTVYLWLLNTSGMTGFIAWLGIAISHYRFRRGYVLQGNDINDLPYRSGFFPLGPIFAFVLCLIITLGQNYQAFLADTIDWAAVAATYIGIPLFLIIWFGYKLVKGSRFVRYRDMEFPEHLKK, from the coding sequence ATGGTTTCCGAATCTAAAACCACACAAGCGCCTGGGCTGCGTCGCGAACTGAAGGCGCGCCACCTGACCATGATCGCCATTGGCGGCTCCATCGGCACAGGGCTTTTTGTCGCTTCCGGTGCGACCATTTCTCAGGCGGGCCCGGGTGGCGCGCTGTTGTCCTATATTCTCATCGGTCTGATGGTCTATTTCCTGATGACGAGCCTCGGCGAGCTGGCAGCCTATATGCCGGTCTCCGGCTCGTTTTCCACTTACGGCCAGAAATATGTCGAAGAAGGCTTCGGCTTCGCGCTCGGCTGGAACTACTGGTACAACTGGGCGGTGACCATCGCGGTTGACCTGGTGGCATCACAGCTGGTGATGAGCTACTGGTTCCCGGACACGCCCGGCTGGATCTGGAGCGCGCTGTTCCTCGGCATCATGTTCCTGCTGAACGTCATCTCCGTGAAAGGCTTCGGCGAAGCGGAATATTGGTTCTCGTTAATCAAAGTCGCCACCGTGATTATTTTTATCCTGGTGGGCGTCGCGATGATCGTCGGGATTTTCAAAGGGGCAGCGCCGGCCGGCTGGAGCAACTGGGCTATCGGCGACGCGCCGTTCGCGGGCGGTTTCTCGGCGATGATAGGCGTGGCGATGATTGTCGGCTTCTCCTTCCAGGGCACCGAGCTTATCGGTATCGCGGCGGGTGAATCAGAGGAGCCGGAGAAAAACATTCCGCGCGCGGTGCGTCAGGTGTTCTGGCGTATCCTGCTGTTCTATGTGTTCGCAATTCTGATAATCAGCCTGATTATTCCGTACACCGATCCGAGCCTTTTGCGTAACGACGTGAAAGATATCAGCGTCAGTCCGTTTACGCTGGTGTTCCAGCACGCCGGTCTGCTGGGCGCGGCGGCGATTATGAACGCGGTGATCCTGACGGCGGTGCTGTCTGCGGGTAACTCCGGGATGTATGCTTCCACGCGTATGCTCTATACGCTCGCCTGCGACGGCAAAGCGCCGCGCATTTTCGCGAAGCTGTCGAAAGGCGGCGTGCCGCGCAACGCGCTGTATGCGACGACGGTTATCGCTGGTCTGTGTTTCCTGACCTCGATGTTCGGCAACCAGACGGTCTATCTGTGGCTGTTGAACACCTCCGGCATGACGGGCTTTATCGCCTGGCTGGGTATCGCCATCAGCCATTACCGTTTCCGTCGCGGCTATGTGTTGCAGGGCAATGACATTAACGATCTGCCGTATCGTTCCGGCTTCTTCCCGCTGGGCCCGATTTTCGCCTTTGTGCTGTGCCTGATTATTACGCTCGGCCAGAACTATCAGGCGTTCCTTGCGGACACCATTGACTGGGCAGCCGTTGCGGCCACCTATATTGGCATTCCGCTGTTCCTGATTATCTGGTTTGGTTACAAGCTGGTGAAGGGCTCCCGTTTCGTGCGTTACCGCGATATGGAATTCCCTGAACATCTGAAGAAATAA
- the yeiB gene encoding DUF418 domain-containing protein YeiB → MTRNITLDAVRGLAILGILLLNITAFGLPKAAYLNPAWYGDITSRDAWTWALLDLFAQVKFLTLFALLFGAGLQMLLPRGKRWIQARLTLLALLGFVHAIFIWDGDILLAYGLVGLICWRMVRDAPSVKSLFKTGVVLYLIGIAVLLLLGMISGEHMSRSWTPQAADLFYEKFWRLEGGMEAVRSRLDLLSSMLLALGAQYGWQLAGMMLTGAALMRSGWLRGEFSLRHYRRTGFGLVALGVLINLPAIVVQWHLGWDYRWCAFLLQAPRELGAPLQALGYTALVFGYWPCLARLKMMTAVICVGRMALTNYLLQSLLCTTLFNRFGLFMQFDRLSLLAFVPAVWAVNLAFSVLWLRYFRQGALEWLWRRLTRLAAGAPQSVSSR, encoded by the coding sequence ATGACGAGAAATATCACCCTCGACGCGGTACGCGGTCTGGCGATCCTCGGCATCCTTCTGCTCAACATTACCGCCTTTGGGCTCCCGAAGGCGGCCTATCTCAACCCCGCCTGGTATGGCGATATCACCTCCCGCGACGCCTGGACATGGGCGCTGCTCGATCTCTTTGCCCAGGTCAAATTCCTCACGCTGTTCGCGCTGCTGTTCGGGGCTGGTCTGCAAATGCTGCTGCCGCGCGGTAAACGCTGGATCCAGGCAAGGCTTACGCTGCTGGCGCTGCTCGGTTTTGTACACGCCATTTTCATCTGGGATGGCGATATTCTGCTGGCGTACGGGCTGGTAGGGCTCATCTGCTGGCGCATGGTGCGCGATGCCCCGAGCGTTAAATCGCTGTTTAAAACCGGCGTGGTGCTTTATCTCATCGGGATTGCGGTGCTGTTGCTGCTCGGCATGATATCCGGTGAGCACATGAGCCGCTCCTGGACGCCGCAGGCGGCCGATCTCTTCTATGAAAAATTCTGGCGTCTGGAAGGGGGCATGGAGGCCGTGCGCAGCCGTCTCGATCTGCTCTCTTCCATGCTGCTGGCGCTCGGCGCGCAGTATGGCTGGCAGCTCGCGGGCATGATGCTGACCGGCGCGGCGCTGATGCGCAGCGGCTGGTTGCGCGGCGAATTCAGCCTGCGCCACTACCGGCGCACCGGTTTCGGGCTGGTGGCGCTGGGCGTGCTGATTAACCTGCCCGCGATAGTCGTGCAGTGGCATCTCGGCTGGGATTACCGCTGGTGCGCGTTTCTGCTTCAGGCACCGCGCGAACTGGGCGCGCCGCTGCAGGCGCTCGGCTATACGGCGCTGGTTTTCGGCTACTGGCCGTGCCTGGCGCGCCTGAAAATGATGACCGCCGTGATCTGCGTCGGGCGTATGGCGCTCACTAACTATCTGCTGCAAAGCCTTCTCTGCACGACGCTCTTCAACCGCTTCGGCCTGTTTATGCAGTTTGACCGGCTCTCGCTGCTGGCGTTTGTCCCGGCGGTGTGGGCCGTTAACCTCGCGTTCTCTGTGCTGTGGCTGCGTTATTTCCGCCAGGGGGCGCTGGAGTGGCTATGGCGGCGTCTGACGCGTCTCGCCGCAGGCGCACCGCAATCTGTATCATCCAGATAA